Proteins encoded within one genomic window of Synechococcus sp. PCC 7335:
- a CDS encoding CCA tRNA nucleotidyltransferase codes for MSPFVPETWPFSIDELPDETYLVGGSVRDQLLQRRSNYLDLDLVLPYQSIETALALAKRYKAGFVVLDEARQIARVVFDQVTIDFAQQQGDHIEDDLRRRDFTVNAIAFDPHSQELIDPLDGQIDLDNKILRMVSYQNLADDPLRLMRAYRQAAQLDFTLENETQTAIGQLSPKLQQISMERVRSELDALLSLSASSAQLNAIWENRLLAFCLPHFDRSSIQRVMAIETTIAQLQATYPAFAQRLSGWVKPVPVGCYRSWIKVAKLSCLLSPDVACAAQELAQLKYSRSEAKSILKLVQAGPAITQLCSGPMDRAQQFFLFKLVGDAFLAVALLALARGVKMPVLKPMIDRFLDPEDTVAHAQSLLNGNLLMQQLGASPGPQIGKILAAVEQAQAEGQIKTQTEAIAWVKKHYILDA; via the coding sequence ATGTCTCCTTTTGTTCCTGAAACTTGGCCTTTTTCTATCGACGAGCTGCCTGATGAAACCTATCTAGTCGGCGGTAGCGTTCGCGATCAGCTTCTGCAACGGCGCTCTAACTATCTAGATTTAGATTTAGTGCTGCCCTATCAGTCGATAGAAACCGCTTTAGCCTTAGCCAAGCGATACAAAGCAGGATTTGTGGTTTTAGATGAAGCCAGACAGATTGCCAGAGTCGTATTCGACCAGGTGACGATCGACTTTGCCCAACAGCAAGGTGATCACATCGAAGACGATTTGCGACGACGCGATTTCACCGTTAATGCGATCGCCTTCGACCCCCATAGCCAGGAACTGATCGATCCACTCGATGGTCAAATCGATCTCGATAACAAGATCCTACGTATGGTCAGCTACCAAAATCTAGCTGACGATCCCTTGCGATTGATGAGAGCCTACCGTCAGGCCGCTCAGCTAGATTTCACATTAGAAAACGAGACTCAAACTGCTATTGGACAGCTCTCACCTAAGCTGCAGCAGATATCAATGGAGCGAGTTCGAAGTGAGCTTGATGCACTACTTAGCCTTTCAGCTAGCAGCGCTCAGCTTAACGCTATCTGGGAGAATCGACTATTAGCGTTCTGCCTACCCCATTTTGATCGCAGCAGTATTCAGCGGGTTATGGCAATTGAGACGACGATTGCGCAGCTTCAAGCAACTTATCCCGCTTTCGCTCAGAGATTAAGCGGTTGGGTTAAGCCCGTTCCGGTGGGCTGCTATCGTAGCTGGATAAAAGTGGCTAAACTTAGCTGTTTACTTAGCCCGGACGTTGCTTGCGCCGCTCAAGAACTTGCTCAGCTCAAATACAGCCGCTCAGAAGCGAAGAGTATTCTCAAGCTTGTACAAGCCGGCCCAGCGATTACTCAGCTTTGCAGCGGCCCGATGGATAGAGCCCAGCAATTCTTCTTGTTCAAGCTAGTAGGGGATGCTTTTCTAGCAGTTGCCTTACTCGCTTTAGCTCGGGGTGTGAAGATGCCGGTACTAAAGCCGATGATCGATCGGTTTCTAGATCCAGAAGATACGGTTGCTCATGCGCAGTCTCTACTGAATGGAAATCTATTGATGCAGCAGCTAGGAGCCTCGCCCGGCCCTCAAATTGGCAAAATATTAGCTGCGGTCGAGCAGGCTCAGGCAGAAGGTCAAATCAAGACCCAAACAGAGGCGATCGCCTGGGTTAAAAAGCACTATATCCTAGATGCCTAG
- the scpB gene encoding SMC-Scp complex subunit ScpB, with protein MSQLANKIEAILYLKAQPLKISQIAEFAHCDRETAEEGLIALMNEYAHREGALEIAETEEGYALQLREVYKPLVDTIVPLDIGLGALRTLAAIALRGPIAQSELVDVRGSGVYQHVPDLVDQGFVKKRRQADGRSSWLQVTEKFYQHFEIDKLPQISTLRLPKQKAEPATHQDHHPDSEATHEASQSRDPSAVDSASQAMLAARAEEKKPEEAASEAPEAT; from the coding sequence ATGTCTCAGCTAGCAAATAAGATTGAGGCAATTCTATATTTGAAGGCTCAGCCTTTGAAGATTAGCCAGATTGCGGAATTTGCTCACTGTGATCGCGAAACAGCAGAAGAAGGCTTGATTGCCTTAATGAATGAGTACGCCCATCGTGAAGGCGCGCTTGAGATTGCTGAGACAGAAGAAGGCTATGCGCTACAGCTACGAGAAGTGTATAAACCTTTGGTCGATACCATTGTGCCTTTGGACATTGGCCTAGGGGCTCTGCGGACACTCGCTGCGATCGCGTTACGTGGGCCGATCGCTCAAAGTGAGTTAGTTGACGTGCGTGGCTCAGGTGTATATCAACATGTTCCCGATCTGGTCGATCAGGGTTTTGTCAAAAAAAGGCGTCAGGCAGATGGCCGCTCTTCTTGGCTACAGGTGACTGAAAAGTTCTACCAGCATTTCGAGATTGATAAGCTACCTCAGATTTCGACGCTGCGGCTGCCAAAGCAGAAAGCTGAGCCAGCTACCCACCAAGATCACCACCCCGATAGTGAAGCAACGCATGAGGCTAGCCAAAGCCGTGATCCTAGCGCTGTTGATTCAGCTTCACAAGCGATGCTAGCAGCTAGAGCAGAAGAGAAGAAGCCAGAAGAGGCTGCTTCAGAAGCTCCAGAAGCTACCTAA
- a CDS encoding HhoA/HhoB/HtrA family serine endopeptidase, translating to MSMGISPKQLGLGGFLLLLGLGVGWTGHAYVQQTASEPFNIFEPAIPNQVQNPTTIQTAQETVTTLPVPASTLPSEANFIASAVDRVGPSVVRIDASRSVSSLSDPFERRLFNRFFEEEDSNSQLPRTPQLPERLEQGTGSGFILSPDGKLMTNAHVIEGADRVEVTLKDGRTFTGEVIGADQITDVAVIKIDANDLPSAPLGTTDNLSPGQWAIAIGNPLGLDNTVTAGIISALDRSSTQVGIADKRVQFIQTDAAINPGNSGGPLLNASGEVIGMNTAIRANAQGLGFAIPIETAKRISDQLFETGEVQHPYLGIQMVDLNEQMRDRLNQDEDLDVNISAVQGVVIVRVMPGTPAESAGLKRGDLITKIGGNAVENVTDVQSQVENGGIGEELEVSVIRAGKTQRISVKPTALPEDL from the coding sequence GTGAGCATGGGGATTTCTCCTAAACAATTAGGGCTGGGTGGATTCCTATTACTGCTAGGCTTAGGAGTAGGCTGGACAGGGCATGCATATGTTCAACAGACAGCGTCTGAGCCTTTCAATATCTTTGAGCCGGCGATCCCTAATCAGGTACAGAACCCTACTACCATTCAAACTGCTCAAGAAACTGTCACTACGCTGCCAGTACCTGCTAGCACCCTGCCTAGTGAAGCCAACTTTATTGCTAGCGCGGTCGATAGAGTCGGCCCTAGCGTCGTCAGAATTGATGCCTCTCGATCGGTTAGCAGCTTGAGCGATCCCTTCGAGCGTCGTCTGTTCAATCGTTTTTTTGAAGAAGAGGATAGCAATTCTCAGCTTCCTCGTACTCCCCAACTTCCAGAGCGATTAGAACAGGGAACTGGCTCTGGCTTCATTTTGAGCCCCGATGGCAAGCTGATGACCAATGCCCATGTCATCGAAGGGGCTGACAGGGTAGAGGTTACGCTTAAGGATGGCCGCACCTTCACAGGAGAAGTCATTGGCGCTGATCAGATTACCGATGTCGCAGTCATCAAGATCGATGCCAATGACTTACCGAGCGCACCATTAGGGACAACAGACAATCTATCACCCGGACAGTGGGCGATCGCCATCGGTAATCCGCTCGGTTTAGACAATACGGTCACCGCTGGCATTATTAGTGCTCTAGATCGATCGAGTACTCAAGTTGGTATCGCCGACAAGCGTGTCCAGTTCATTCAAACTGATGCAGCAATTAATCCAGGAAATTCTGGTGGTCCATTGCTCAATGCTAGTGGTGAAGTCATCGGGATGAACACGGCAATTCGAGCGAACGCGCAGGGGCTTGGCTTTGCAATTCCTATCGAAACGGCTAAGCGAATCTCAGATCAGCTGTTTGAAACGGGCGAGGTGCAGCATCCTTATCTTGGGATCCAAATGGTGGATCTAAATGAGCAGATGCGCGATCGCCTTAACCAGGATGAAGATCTTGACGTCAATATTAGCGCCGTTCAAGGCGTGGTTATCGTTCGAGTGATGCCTGGTACGCCAGCCGAATCTGCTGGCTTAAAGCGAGGCGATTTGATTACGAAGATTGGCGGCAATGCAGTAGAGAACGTTACCGACGTGCAGTCCCAAGTCGAAAACGGTGGCATTGGCGAAGAGCTAGAGGTTAGCGTTATTCGCGCCGGGAAGACTCAGCGGATCAGTGTTAAGCCAACCGCTTTACCGGAGGACCTGTAG
- a CDS encoding M23 family metallopeptidase, translating into MRRLLTIFSVAIAQLSISSVMASAVAASCPAALSRLQRHQATSGETLATIAERYSLRSDTLARFNGGLNPSPSAAVPGGYEVVIPPFDGQVVAGASSDTWQSLAERYDSQPDLLFELNGCVSQVPSRVFIPGASRGMSRTVAANQDVIAPQLSGYPLAEPAAIQLSYGWQPHPVRDEVVFNSGLAFGVPIPTEVKAVGTGIVAFAGEREGYGQLLVINHEQGLQTRYANLNEISVSVGQSVSTGSTVGEVGDSQPTYLYFEVRRNSPSGWVAQDPGDYLPALELR; encoded by the coding sequence ATGCGGCGTCTATTGACTATCTTTTCTGTTGCGATCGCACAGCTATCTATCTCGTCAGTGATGGCTTCCGCTGTGGCGGCTAGCTGTCCAGCAGCACTCTCACGATTGCAGCGTCACCAAGCTACTTCTGGTGAAACTTTAGCAACGATAGCTGAGCGCTACAGTTTGCGCTCCGACACGCTTGCTAGGTTCAATGGAGGTCTAAATCCTTCCCCAAGTGCTGCTGTGCCTGGCGGCTACGAGGTAGTCATTCCTCCTTTTGATGGTCAAGTGGTCGCTGGTGCTTCTAGCGATACCTGGCAGAGCCTAGCTGAAAGATACGACAGCCAACCAGATCTATTGTTTGAGCTAAACGGCTGCGTTAGCCAAGTGCCTAGCCGCGTCTTTATCCCCGGTGCTAGTAGAGGTATGAGTAGAACGGTAGCGGCTAACCAGGATGTGATCGCACCACAGCTATCCGGCTATCCCTTAGCCGAGCCTGCCGCTATCCAACTGAGCTATGGTTGGCAGCCGCATCCTGTCCGAGACGAAGTCGTATTTAACAGCGGTCTAGCGTTTGGTGTGCCTATTCCGACTGAAGTGAAGGCGGTAGGAACGGGCATTGTTGCATTTGCGGGGGAGCGTGAAGGCTATGGACAACTGCTGGTAATCAACCATGAGCAGGGGTTGCAGACCAGATATGCCAATCTAAATGAGATTTCAGTCTCTGTGGGACAGTCTGTATCGACTGGTTCAACGGTAGGCGAGGTTGGAGATAGTCAGCCAACTTATCTGTATTTCGAGGTCCGTCGCAATTCACCCTCAGGATGGGTTGCTCAAGATCCTGGTGATTATCTTCCGGCTTTAGAACTCCGTTAA
- a CDS encoding ABC transporter ATP-binding protein, which yields MVAAVSLQNVHKVYNNICVVNDLSLAIEPGEIFGLLGPNGAGKSTTIRMLTTLAQQTQGDIVVAGYDVSRQPTEVRRQIGVVLQQVSVDADMTVWENMEFHGRMHHLPAARRQAEIRRWLAYVGLSDRANDKAKTLSGGMKRRLQIARALLHQPSILFLDEPTVGLDPQTRRRLWEIILELNREHKMTMLLTTHYMEEVEYLCDRIGIMDKGVLIESGTLGELRQKHGEGIVMKQKGDRWEYLFFPSLAAANQYLDQQPDKTGMMTRPANLEDIFVELTGRNLD from the coding sequence ATGGTTGCAGCAGTCTCTCTGCAAAACGTTCACAAAGTCTATAACAATATTTGCGTGGTAAACGATCTGTCCTTAGCGATTGAGCCAGGAGAGATTTTCGGACTTTTAGGACCCAATGGGGCAGGCAAATCAACGACGATTCGGATGCTGACAACCCTGGCACAGCAGACGCAAGGCGATATTGTAGTAGCGGGCTATGACGTCAGTCGTCAGCCTACCGAAGTTCGCCGTCAAATCGGTGTCGTGCTACAGCAGGTTAGCGTGGATGCCGACATGACCGTCTGGGAGAATATGGAGTTCCACGGACGGATGCATCATCTCCCAGCGGCCAGGCGACAAGCGGAAATTCGCCGTTGGCTAGCGTATGTAGGCTTAAGTGATCGCGCCAATGATAAAGCGAAAACGCTCTCTGGTGGGATGAAGCGCCGTTTACAGATTGCCAGAGCGCTACTGCATCAGCCTAGCATTTTGTTTCTAGATGAGCCGACAGTAGGATTAGATCCGCAGACTAGGCGGCGACTGTGGGAAATTATCCTAGAGCTGAACCGTGAGCACAAGATGACGATGCTGCTAACGACGCATTACATGGAAGAAGTGGAATACTTGTGCGATCGCATCGGCATTATGGACAAAGGCGTACTGATTGAAAGCGGCACCTTGGGTGAACTACGGCAGAAGCATGGCGAAGGTATTGTTATGAAGCAAAAAGGCGATAGATGGGAGTACTTGTTTTTCCCCTCTTTAGCTGCAGCTAACCAGTATCTAGATCAGCAGCCAGACAAAACAGGAATGATGACACGGCCTGCCAATTTAGAAGACATCTTTGTAGAGCTGACTGGGCGAAACCTAGACTGA
- a CDS encoding Ycf34 family protein, whose amino-acid sequence MCICVNCHYVDSCVTYHAVETNHQQPHLSELPSFEPNNPTINANIMLPKVEVNGDQIVQENEFGFEYDVVGCDSFSKDMGKWARLRPGEAVPT is encoded by the coding sequence ATGTGTATTTGCGTGAACTGCCATTACGTCGATAGCTGTGTTACCTACCATGCGGTAGAGACTAATCACCAGCAGCCTCACTTGAGCGAACTACCTAGCTTTGAACCTAACAATCCCACAATCAATGCCAACATCATGCTGCCAAAGGTAGAGGTAAACGGTGATCAGATTGTTCAGGAAAACGAGTTTGGCTTTGAATATGACGTCGTAGGCTGCGATAGCTTTTCTAAGGATATGGGGAAGTGGGCTAGGCTACGTCCTGGCGAAGCAGTTCCTACCTAG
- a CDS encoding NADH-quinone oxidoreductase subunit M, which translates to MILSALILTPLVGALLISVWPQKIESDQIRKGALITLGVNLVMTTALVAQFDITDSGFQFLEKIAWIEPLGLTYSLGVDGIALPLIVINSLLCFVSVYISHGVRRPRLYYSLLLLITSAVAGAFLAQNLLLFFLFYELELIPLYLLIAIWGGERRGYAATKFLIYTAFSGILILGAFLGLVLLSGTGSFDYDPSLAQTLSVVQQTVLMGVLLIGFGIKIPLFPFHTWLPDAHVEASTPLSVLLAGVLLKLGTYGMLRFCVGLFPQAWMELSPLLAWWAVVSVLYGSLAAIAQTDMKKMVAYSSVGHMGYILLAAAAITPLSILGTVLQMVSHGLISALMFLLVGVVYKKTGTRDLTILRGLMAPERGLPFIGSLMVLGAMASAGIPGMIGFISEFIVFRGSFESQAPQTLFCMLGSGLTSVYFLLMINRVFFGRLDAAPDGTGGTIEVTLPKVSWRDRVPAMTLVLIIFAFGLQPAWLTRWMESTTNSFVPNYTNYANNPGRLVGRGSNDAVIAELLPLNQPLDMPITVLPTH; encoded by the coding sequence GTGATACTGAGTGCGCTGATATTGACTCCACTGGTGGGCGCTTTGCTCATTAGCGTTTGGCCTCAAAAAATCGAGAGTGATCAGATCCGAAAAGGTGCCCTGATTACGCTGGGTGTCAATTTGGTGATGACGACCGCGCTTGTCGCTCAGTTCGATATCACCGATTCTGGGTTTCAGTTTCTAGAAAAGATAGCTTGGATAGAGCCGTTGGGACTGACCTATTCACTAGGGGTCGATGGGATTGCGCTGCCTTTGATTGTGATCAATAGTCTGTTGTGTTTTGTCTCTGTTTATATCAGTCACGGTGTGAGGCGGCCCCGGCTGTATTATTCCTTGTTGCTGTTAATTACTAGCGCAGTGGCCGGGGCATTTCTAGCACAGAATCTGCTGCTGTTTTTCTTGTTTTACGAGCTAGAGCTAATTCCACTCTACTTATTAATCGCAATTTGGGGTGGAGAGCGGCGCGGTTACGCGGCAACTAAGTTTTTAATCTACACAGCGTTCTCTGGAATTTTGATCTTAGGAGCGTTTTTAGGACTGGTATTGCTATCTGGAACGGGGTCTTTTGACTATGACCCCTCATTGGCGCAGACGCTGAGTGTGGTTCAGCAGACGGTGCTGATGGGGGTTTTGCTCATCGGGTTTGGGATTAAGATTCCGCTGTTTCCCTTTCATACCTGGCTACCGGATGCTCATGTGGAGGCATCAACGCCTTTGTCTGTGCTGCTAGCAGGCGTGTTGCTAAAGCTAGGAACCTATGGGATGTTACGCTTTTGCGTCGGGCTGTTTCCACAAGCATGGATGGAATTATCGCCACTATTGGCCTGGTGGGCGGTGGTAAGTGTGCTATACGGCTCCCTTGCTGCGATCGCCCAAACCGATATGAAGAAGATGGTGGCCTACAGCTCGGTAGGTCATATGGGATATATCTTGCTAGCTGCAGCAGCGATTACACCGCTGAGTATTTTGGGGACGGTGCTACAGATGGTCAGTCACGGGCTGATTTCGGCGCTGATGTTTTTACTAGTAGGCGTTGTCTACAAAAAAACAGGCACTCGCGACCTAACGATCCTGCGAGGGTTAATGGCACCAGAAAGAGGGCTACCTTTTATCGGTTCACTCATGGTCTTAGGGGCGATGGCTAGCGCTGGCATTCCAGGCATGATTGGCTTCATCTCTGAATTTATCGTCTTTAGAGGAAGCTTTGAGAGTCAAGCGCCGCAAACGCTATTCTGCATGCTGGGCTCTGGCCTCACGTCGGTATACTTTTTGCTGATGATCAACCGGGTGTTTTTTGGCAGGTTAGATGCCGCACCTGATGGAACTGGTGGGACGATAGAAGTGACACTGCCCAAAGTTAGCTGGCGCGATCGCGTCCCGGCGATGACGCTTGTGCTGATCATTTTTGCGTTTGGGCTACAGCCAGCATGGCTTACCCGCTGGATGGAATCAACAACGAACAGCTTCGTACCAAACTATACCAACTATGCTAATAACCCAGGGAGGTTGGTAGGGAGAGGGTCAAATGACGCTGTGATTGCTGAATTGTTGCCACTCAATCAGCCGCTTGACATGCCAATTACTGTCTTACCAACTCACTAA
- a CDS encoding serine/threonine-protein kinase, with the protein MVYCPNPVCPEPENPGGAIFCQTCGSALTVGDRYRLQSLLGRGGFGRTFLATQLTTAPVGQNRPSRCVIKQIYLSPSSSDSSNAKFSAEAERLRRLGEHPQIPRLFEAIASEQGHFLVQEYAAGQNLQQQVEADGPWAEAQVRSLLDSLVGVLQYVHSLQIIHRDIKPANIVIARIPDNSADGRQAKLPMLVDFGAAKSIRHSDAKTVIGSAGYAAPEQSMGQATFASDVYGLGLTCLYLLTGLHPFDLYSAMEDRWVWQDYLPTPIESRFTQVLNRMVARSLQQRYESMDQVALGLQSSQNFLIKGSQDIIARAKKSVPRLESILSLESGTALKRLWSASQQRFSKAASPAVITRPQTWQQQHRLAPGIGLVRSLAVSANGQTFASGGIDGAVRLWSLSSGELVHTFARRLLTGSGHAAAVTALAFHPDGRALYSASEDGTMKEWDSARRCLLNTMPTSGWTPTDLLVTPEGTQLVSPNSDGQIVVWDIQTLLPSERLTQHQKRVTAAALSTRGDLLVSAGNDGTIKLWKRQQVEGKWRFRFAKSLAVATQTNISQSVIALAIQSFNHAAGYRVIASTANEVFWYSVDGHLEISAPITLYRSSYLITVIALSPSGYLGSNGYLAVGSEDRILTLWDIEGNDCVAKLAHDWGIEAIAFAPDSRTLITASSDEVISIWRREIG; encoded by the coding sequence ATGGTCTATTGTCCTAATCCTGTTTGTCCAGAGCCTGAGAATCCTGGCGGCGCGATTTTTTGTCAGACTTGTGGAAGTGCTCTGACGGTAGGCGATCGCTATCGCTTGCAGTCGCTTTTAGGGAGAGGTGGATTTGGTCGGACCTTCTTAGCCACGCAGCTGACGACAGCGCCGGTTGGTCAAAATCGCCCATCGCGGTGTGTGATCAAGCAGATCTATCTAAGTCCTTCTAGCTCAGACTCTTCAAACGCTAAATTTAGCGCAGAGGCTGAAAGGCTACGGCGATTAGGAGAGCATCCTCAAATCCCTAGACTGTTTGAAGCGATTGCCTCTGAGCAAGGTCATTTTCTAGTGCAGGAGTACGCAGCGGGCCAGAACTTACAGCAGCAGGTAGAAGCCGATGGGCCATGGGCAGAAGCACAGGTGCGATCGCTGCTAGATTCGCTAGTAGGCGTCTTGCAATACGTTCATAGCTTGCAGATTATTCACCGCGATATCAAACCTGCCAATATTGTCATTGCTAGAATCCCAGACAATAGCGCTGATGGTAGGCAAGCAAAGCTACCGATGCTAGTTGATTTTGGCGCAGCTAAGTCCATTCGCCACAGCGACGCTAAAACCGTGATCGGCAGTGCTGGCTATGCGGCTCCAGAACAATCGATGGGCCAAGCAACCTTCGCTAGCGATGTGTATGGTCTAGGGCTAACTTGCCTTTATCTATTAACCGGGCTACACCCTTTTGATCTGTACTCTGCCATGGAAGATCGCTGGGTCTGGCAAGACTACCTACCGACGCCGATTGAAAGTAGATTTACCCAGGTGCTAAACCGAATGGTGGCGCGTTCCTTACAGCAGCGCTACGAAAGTATGGACCAGGTCGCCCTCGGCTTACAATCTTCTCAAAACTTTTTGATCAAGGGCTCTCAAGACATTATCGCTCGCGCTAAGAAATCTGTTCCACGTCTTGAAAGTATCCTCAGCTTGGAAAGCGGCACTGCTCTAAAGCGCTTGTGGTCTGCGAGCCAACAGCGATTTTCTAAAGCAGCATCGCCTGCTGTGATTACTCGCCCCCAGACTTGGCAACAGCAACATAGACTAGCGCCGGGAATTGGGCTAGTGCGATCGCTCGCTGTCAGCGCAAATGGCCAAACTTTTGCAAGTGGTGGCATAGATGGTGCTGTACGGCTATGGTCCCTATCGAGTGGAGAGCTAGTGCATACGTTTGCCCGTCGCTTACTTACTGGTTCAGGCCATGCGGCGGCAGTGACCGCGCTTGCATTCCATCCAGATGGCAGAGCCCTCTATAGTGCTAGCGAAGACGGCACGATGAAGGAATGGGACAGTGCGCGGCGATGTTTGCTCAATACGATGCCGACCTCTGGCTGGACACCCACAGATTTATTAGTAACCCCTGAGGGTACTCAGTTAGTGAGTCCGAACAGCGACGGCCAAATCGTAGTTTGGGATATTCAGACGTTGCTACCGTCTGAGCGGCTAACACAGCATCAAAAACGAGTAACAGCAGCAGCGCTTTCTACTCGAGGTGATCTGCTAGTGAGTGCTGGTAATGATGGGACTATCAAACTGTGGAAACGTCAGCAAGTAGAAGGGAAATGGCGATTTCGATTCGCTAAAAGTTTGGCTGTAGCGACGCAGACAAATATAAGCCAAAGCGTGATAGCACTGGCAATCCAATCGTTCAATCACGCTGCTGGCTATCGAGTGATTGCCTCAACTGCTAATGAAGTTTTCTGGTATAGCGTTGATGGACATCTAGAAATTTCTGCGCCTATCACGCTCTATCGGTCTTCCTATTTGATTACGGTGATCGCTCTTAGTCCCAGTGGTTATCTGGGCTCCAATGGTTATCTGGCGGTTGGCAGTGAGGATCGCATTCTGACTCTTTGGGATATAGAGGGTAATGACTGTGTTGCGAAGCTAGCTCATGACTGGGGGATAGAGGCGATCGCCTTTGCCCCAGATAGCAGAACACTGATCACCGCTAGTAGCGACGAAGTGATCTCTATTTGGCGGCGCGAAATCGGCTAG
- a CDS encoding CO2 hydration protein: MIATFSAPPLQPAPQYSIGDYIDRLLSGGTLLPNTPENLLEVVGVLHAYGIVLDAYAINLQHIANTQFLNLFPIFKYFDGKISLKKIVKHLWHDRINYEYAEYVMRTMMWHGGGGLDAYLDSEAFLAYCSPAIQAKAKTNPILLVFNKLFPDYLPEQVRQLAYYSGLGQFWRVMSDIFMDLSATYDQGKIKTIDQVIELIKAGLVANASKPIVYKVTISGTEYDILPQEAELSFLFDTAVPYVESIFFRGTPFFGTISYNAQAHQIPIDQGHFDYGALYADPLPIGGAGIPPTLLMQDMRHYVPDYLQTIYAKSVRGKDDVRVQLGQSFQKSMFCVTEAAVRGLMPFPADTNNPKEQTANRDYLNGWMKRLFQSRMNLIQ, encoded by the coding sequence ATGATCGCGACTTTCTCAGCCCCTCCTCTGCAGCCCGCCCCTCAGTATTCCATCGGCGACTATATCGATCGGCTGCTATCTGGCGGTACGCTACTACCTAACACGCCTGAGAATTTGTTAGAAGTAGTCGGTGTGCTACATGCCTATGGCATTGTGCTAGACGCCTATGCAATCAATTTGCAGCACATTGCTAACACCCAGTTTCTCAACCTTTTTCCAATTTTCAAGTACTTCGATGGCAAGATTAGCCTTAAAAAAATAGTCAAGCACTTGTGGCATGACCGCATCAACTACGAGTACGCAGAGTATGTTATGCGCACCATGATGTGGCACGGCGGTGGAGGACTAGATGCCTATCTAGATTCTGAAGCTTTTTTAGCCTACTGTAGCCCTGCTATTCAAGCCAAAGCTAAAACTAACCCGATTCTGCTAGTTTTTAACAAGCTTTTTCCCGACTATCTACCAGAGCAGGTTCGTCAGCTCGCCTACTATTCTGGTCTAGGACAGTTTTGGCGGGTGATGAGTGACATCTTTATGGATCTTTCAGCCACCTATGACCAGGGCAAAATCAAGACCATTGATCAGGTGATTGAGCTGATTAAAGCTGGACTAGTGGCGAATGCTAGCAAACCTATTGTCTACAAAGTCACAATTTCTGGCACTGAGTACGACATTCTTCCTCAGGAGGCTGAGCTTTCTTTCTTGTTTGATACCGCGGTTCCCTACGTCGAGTCGATTTTCTTTAGAGGCACTCCCTTTTTTGGAACCATTTCTTACAACGCTCAGGCACATCAAATTCCTATCGACCAGGGCCACTTTGACTATGGCGCGCTCTATGCCGATCCGCTACCGATTGGTGGGGCGGGCATTCCACCGACATTGCTAATGCAGGACATGCGCCACTATGTGCCCGACTATCTGCAAACAATCTATGCAAAGTCAGTCCGCGGGAAGGATGATGTGCGCGTACAGCTAGGACAAAGCTTTCAAAAGTCAATGTTCTGTGTCACTGAGGCGGCTGTGCGTGGGTTGATGCCCTTCCCAGCAGATACAAATAATCCAAAGGAACAGACGGCCAATCGAGATTATCTCAACGGGTGGATGAAACGGTTGTTCCAGTCGAGAATGAACTTGATTCAATAG
- a CDS encoding DUF760 domain-containing protein, with the protein MVFNPESADFTNLNSEESMTNELLDYLQHQPPEVLSRVAQSVSGEIRQIISHNVQGLVGVLPADGFNVQVSTDRENLAGLLASAMMTGYFLRRMEQRMELETNLSGSLGPDLDPTDKRKAEE; encoded by the coding sequence ATGGTTTTCAATCCTGAGAGCGCAGACTTCACCAATCTCAACTCGGAAGAGAGTATGACGAATGAGCTGTTGGACTACCTACAGCATCAGCCTCCCGAAGTGCTAAGCAGAGTGGCGCAGTCTGTTAGCGGTGAAATCCGACAAATTATTTCTCACAACGTTCAAGGATTGGTAGGCGTGCTACCTGCGGACGGGTTCAACGTGCAGGTCAGCACCGATAGAGAAAACCTCGCAGGCTTACTGGCTTCAGCAATGATGACAGGTTATTTCTTACGACGAATGGAGCAAAGGATGGAACTAGAAACCAACCTTTCCGGCTCCTTGGGCCCAGACCTAGATCCAACCGATAAACGCAAAGCTGAAGAGTAG